Proteins encoded together in one Impatiens glandulifera chromosome 1, dImpGla2.1, whole genome shotgun sequence window:
- the LOC124918972 gene encoding putative ABC transporter C family member 15 isoform X2 — MSKLPGFSSKWSELYSPCLWVNSSIILQLGFLATFFLHSACNMIYSLCKHGRKTTTTTTVDHKYSNGGKSKFGLTYKISIFSSILLLSTHLLMLLVLQSRNDGCNSYAEILQVTTCAVTIFALYRVAKTRQSKIPLILRGWWLLNFFLVSARLVLDARLIFTAREYGDLIEFLLSAFLMGISIRGKSGIQIEFSDSTSEEEPLLHRKRTCLYENTTIFQRISFSWLNPLFSVGNKKPLEQNEVPDVDFNDSAAFLSCSFDECLKRVKESDGSLKPSIYKAIYLLIRKKAAINAFFAVINAISSYVGPYLIEDFVNYLNEKETKSLKTGYLIALGFLVAKMIETISQRQWIFGARQLGLRLRAALISHIYKKGLILSSQARQSRTSGEIVNYMSVDIQRITDFIWYMNTIWMLPIQIFLAITILHKDIGLGSIVSLATTLFVMAINIPLTRTNKAYQSKIMDAKDERMKSTTEILRNMKTLKLQAWDNHYLRKMESLRRIEYNWIWKSLRLQAIMSFIFWGSPTFISASTFVACLLMGIPLTSGRVLSALATFQMLQSPIFNLPDLLNVIAQGKVSADRIASYLQEDEIKTDAVMFVVKDQTEYSIEIDNGRFSWDSDTRRPTLDSISLRVKKGMRVAICGTVGSGKSSLLSCILGEMDKISGTVMVGGSTAYVPQSAWIQSGNVRDNILFGSPYDIANYHRTVKACALIKDLELFSAGDLTEIGERGINMSGGQKQRIQIARSVYQDADIYLLDDPFSAVDAHTGRQLFEDCIMGILKDKTILYVTHQVEFLPAADLILVMQNGQIKQAGTFKELLDQNTGFEVLVGAHSQALESVAIIENSSREHQENGLDSETIVDSHSVNGETLQTQHELKNDLSEEINDKEGKLVHDEEREKGRIAKEVYLSYLTAVRGGALVPIIILAQSTFQALQIASNYWMAWSCPSNSSTKSISEMKFVLLVYVLLAFGSSFCVLVRSTLVAIAGLLTAENFFTKMLHSVFHAPMAFFDSTPTGRILNRVSSDQSVLDLEMANRLGSCAFALIQLLGTIIVMSQVAWEVFAILVPVTAICILYQQYYIPTARELARLSEIQRAPILHHFAESLTGATTIRAFNQKDRFTDVNLELIDGHSRPWFHNVVAMEWLSFRLNQLSNFVFAFSLILLVSLPEGVINPSIAGLTVTYGINLNVLQASFIWSVCNAENKIISVERILQYTKVPSESPMEIEESRPSNDWPENGTISFANLQIRYAEHLPSVLKNITCTFPGGKKIGVVGRTGSGKSTLIQAIFRIIEPREGSIIIDDVDISKIGLHDLRSRLSIIPQDPTLFEGTVRGNLDPLQQHSDHEIWQALDKCQLGDLVSQKEEKLDSPVVENGENWSVGQRQLFCLGRALLKKSTILVLDEATASVDSATDGVIQKIISQEFEDRTVVTIAHRIHTVIESDFILVLSDGRIAEFDSPTKLLENSDSFFSKLIKEYSSRSQGFSSLTNK, encoded by the exons A TGTCTAAGCTCCCCGGGTTTTCATCAAAATGGTCAGAACTATACTCACCTTGCTTGTGGGTGAACAGCAGCATAATTCTGCAACTTGGTTTTCTGGCAACATTTTTCCTCCACTCGGCTTGTAATATGATCTACTCGTTATGCAAACATGGAAGaaagacaacaacaacaacaacagtaGATCATAAGTACTCAAATGGGGGAAAATCAAAATTTGGCCTCACATATAAAATCAGCATATTTTCTTCCATCTTACTTCTATCAACTCACCTTCTGATGTTACTTGTCCTACAAAGCAGAAATGATGGATGCAATTCTTATGCAGAAATCCTGCAAGTAACAACATGTGCAGTTACAATCTTTGCATTATACAGAGTGGCTAAGACTAGGCAAAGCAAGATACCTTTGATTTTGAGAGGCTGGTGGCTTCTCAATTTCTTTCTAGTGTCAGCTCGTTTGGTTCTCGATGCTCGTTTAATCTTCACTGCTCGTGAATATGGTGACCTGATTGAGTTTCTTTTGTCTGCTTTTCTCATGGGAATATCAATTCGAGGAAAATCGGGGATTCAAATTGAGTTTTCAGATTCCACCAGTGAAGAAGAACCACTTCTCCATCGAAAAAGAACGTGTTTGTACGAAAACACTACTATTTTCCAACGCATTAGCTTTTCATGGCTAAACCCCTTGTTTTCCGTTGGGAACAAGAAACCACTCGAACAGAATGAAGTTCCTGACGTTGACTTCAATGATTCGGCTGCGTTTCTATCGTGTTCGTTCGACGAATGTCTAAAGCGGGTCAAGGAGAGTGACGGGAGTTTGAAACCATCGATCTACAAGGCTATCTATCTGCTTATAAGGAAAAAGGCGGCGATAAATGCATTTTTCGCTGTTATTAATGCAATTTCGTCGTACGTTGGACCGTACCTTATAGAAGATTTTGTGAATTACCTAAATGAAAAGGAAACGAAAAGCTTGAAGACTGGTTACCTTATTGCATTGGGTTTTCTCGTAGCAAAAATGATAGAAACGATATCTCAGAGGCAATGGATATTCGGGGCACGTCAGTTAGGACTCCGACTAAGAGCAGCTTTGATTTCACACATATATAAAAAGGGACTCATCCTGTCGAGTCAAGCGCGTCAAAGCAGGACCAGTGGAGAGATTGTAAATTACATGAGTGTGGACATTCAAAGAATCACGGATTTCATTTGGTATATGAACACAATCTGGATGTTGCCTATACAGATCTTTCTCGCGATAACAATTCTTCACAAAGATATCGGATTGGGCTCGATAGTGAGCTTAGCCACGACTTTATTTGTGATGGCTATCAATATACCATTAACTAGAACTAACAAGGCATACCAGTCGAAGATTATGGATGCAAAGGATGAGAGGATGAAATCGACCACAGAAATTCTTAGAAACATGAAGACTCTGAAACTACAAGCGTGGGATAATCACTACCTTCGAAAGATGGAAAGCCTGAGGAGAATAGAGTATAATTGGATATGGAAATCTTTAAGGTTGCAAGCGATTATGAGCTTCATTTTCTGGGGCTCACCAACGTTCATTTCTGCGTCAACTTTTGTCGCGTGTCTTTTGATGGGGATTCCATTAACGTCTGGGAGAGTTCTATCGGCGTTGGCTACATTCCAGATGTTGCAGTCACCGATATTTAATTTACCCGATTTACTCAATGTGATTGCGCAGGGGAAGGTCTCGGCTGATCGAATCGCATCTTACCTGCAAGAAGATGAGATTAAAACTGATGCAGTTATGTTTGTAGTAAAGGATCAAACCGAGTACTCTATAGAAATTGATAATGGGAGATTCAGTTGGGATTCTGATACAAGAAGACCGACTCTGGATTCAATAAGTTTACGTGTTAAAAAGGGAATGCGGGTCGCGATATGTGGTACAGTTGGATCTGGTAAATCGAGCTTGCTATCGTGTATATTGGGGGAGATGGACAAAATTTCAGGGACGGTTATGGTTGGTGGCTCAACTGCTTATGTTCCACAGTCTGCATGGATACAATCGGGTAATGTTAGAGATAACATTCTATTTGGGAGTCCGTATGATATCGCGAATTATCATAGAACAGTCAAGGCATGTGCGTTGATAAAGGATTTAGAGTTATTCTCTGCTGGAGATTTGACAGAGATTGGAGAAAGAGGGATAAATATGAGTGGGGGACAGAAACAGAGGATTCAAATTGCTCGTTCTGTTTATCAGGATGCTGATATTTATCTTCTTGATGACCCTTTTAGTGCCGTTGATGCACACACAGGAAGACAACTATTTGAG GACTGTATAATGGGAATACTTAAAGACAAGACAATACTTTATGTTACCCATCAAGTTGAATTTCTTCCAGCTGCAGACCTCATTCTG GTAATGCAAAATGGACAAATTAAACAAGCTGGAACATTTAAAGAGCTATTAGATCAGAATACCGGATTTGAAGTTTTAGTCGGTGCCCATAGCCAAGCATTGGAATCCGTGGCAATCATTGAAAATTCAAGCAGGGAACATCAAGAAAATGGACTAGATTCAGAGACCATTGTGGATTCTCACTCAGTAAATGGAGAAACTTTACAAACTCAACATGAGCTAAAAAATGATCTCTCCGAAGAGATAAACGACAAGGAAGGAAAATTAGTGCATGACGAAGAAAGAGAGAAGGGAAGAATAGCAAAAGAAGTATACCTGTCTTACTTGACTGCAGTAAGAGGTGGAGCTTTAGTTCCAATTATAATCCTGGCTCAGTCAACTTTCCAGGCATTGCAAATAGCCAGTAACTACTGGATGGCTTGGTCTTGCCCTTCAAACAGTAGCACTAAATCAATATCAGAGATGAAATTCGTGTTACTCGTCTATGTACTTCTTGCTTTTGGAAGTTCTTTCTGCGTTCTTGTCCGATCCACGTTAGTTGCAATAGCAGGACTCTTAACAGCAGAAAATTTCTTTACCAAGATGCTACATAGTGTGTTCCATGCTCCAATGGCCTTCTTTGATTCAACTCCTACTGGGAGAATCTTGAATCGG GTATCTTCTGACCAAAGTGTGCTAGATTTGGAGATGGCAAACAGACTAGGATCGTGTGCTTTCGCATTAATTCAGCTTCTAGGGACAATAATAGTCATGTCACAAGTAGCATGGGAAGTATTCGCTATTCTTGTTCCAGTCACAGCTATCTGCATATTGTATCAA CAATACTACATACCAACAGCAAGGGAACTAGCCCGCCTGTCAGAAATTCAAAGAGCCCCAATCCTTCATCATTTTGCAGAGTCGCTTACTGGAGCCACAACTATCCGTGCTTTTAACCAGAAAGATAGGTTCACTGATGTAAACCTCGAACTCATTGATGGACACTCTAGGCCATGGTTCCATAATGTTGTGGCAATGGAATGGCTTTCATTCAGACTGAATCAATTGTCCAATTTTGTTTTTGCCTTTTCTCTAATTCTGCTAGTATCCCTACCTGAAGGAGTTATAAATCCAA GTATTGCAGGATTAACGGTTACATATGGAATTAATTTGAATGTTCTGCAAGCATCGTTTATATGGTCTGTATGCAATGCagagaacaaaataatatcaGTTGAAAGAATTCTTCAGTATACAAAAGTTCCAAGTGAATCACCCATGGAAATTGAAGAAAGTAGACCCTCTAATGACTGGCCAGAAAATGGGACGATTTCATTTGCCAATTTGCAG ATTCGCTATGCTGAGCATCTACCATCAGTATTGAAAAACATAACATGCACGTTTCCTGGAGGGAAGAAAATAGGCGTAGTAGGAAGAACAGGAAGTGGAAAGTCAACCTTGATACAAGCCATCTTCCGAATCATTGAGCCTAGAGAAGGGAGCATCATTATTGATGATGTAGATATTTCCAAAATAGGGCTTCATGATTTAAGATCAAGGCTGAGCATCATACCCCAAGATCCAACTCTGTTTGAAGGCACTGTGAGAGGAAATCTCGACCCACTTCAGCAGCATTCTGACCATGAAATATGGCAG GCACTAGACAAGTGCCAACTTGGTGATCTTGTGTCGCAAAAGGAAGAGAAGTTAGATTCCCCAG TGGTTGAAAATGGGGAGAACTGGAGTGTTGGGCAAAGGCAGTTATTTTGTCTAGGCAGAGCCTTGTTGAAGAAGAGTACCATTCTCGTTCTGGATGAAGCAACGGCATCTGTAGATTCAGCAACTGACGGGGTAATACAGAAGATTATTAGTCAGGAGTTTGAAGATCGAACTGTAGTGACAATTGCTCACAGAATCCACACAGTCATAGAAAGTGACTTTATATTAGTGTTGAGTGATG GAAGAATAGCAGAATTTGACAGTCCCACAAAGCTGCTGGAGAATTCAGATTCTTTCTTTTCAAAGTTGATCAAGGAATACTCATCAAGATCACAAGGTTTCAGCAGcttaacaaacaaataa
- the LOC124918973 gene encoding protein NRT1/ PTR FAMILY 7.3-like, which produces MASNCLNISINAHEMDEMRWKKGQEEYTLDGTVDRHGSPAVRGKTGRWVAGILILVNQGLATLAFFGVGVNLVLFLTRVMGQDNAAAANNVSKWTGTVYIFSLLGAFLSDSYWGRYKTCAIFQAIFVIGLASLSILTYAFLVVKPKGCGDEHNPCGSHSSFHVALFYMSIYLIALGNGGYQPNIATFGADQFDEESPKEGHSKVAFFSYFYLALNLGSLFSNTILGYFEDEGIWVIGFWASAGSAFLALVLFLIGTPRYRHFVPQGNPLSRFFQVMVASIRKWKAQVPNSSVELYGGVKEDRSNDDGCIGSGSKKLLHTPGFKFLDRAAVITSIEDNDLKVNPWLLCPVSQIEEVKCILRLLPIWLCTILYSVVFTQMASLFVEQGSAMRTTVAGFHIPPASMSSFDIISVAAFIFLYRRIIDPTVAKFRKESMTELQRMGTGLIIAILAMVAAGVVEQFRLKGIGSDGASSMSIFWQVPQYVLIGASEVFMYVGQLEFFNAEAPDGLKSFGSALCMTSISLGNYVSSMLVSIVMKISSSGEMPGWIPGNLNEGHLDRFYFLLAVLTAVDFGVYVMCSRWYTMSRKGKKEKIQMEV; this is translated from the exons ATGGCGTCTAATTGCTTGAACATTTCAATAAATGCTCATGAAATGGATGAAATGAGATGGAAGAAAGGGCAGGAAGAATATACCCTTGATGGAACAGTTGATCGGCATGGTTCTCCAGCAGTTCGAGGAAAAACTGGAAGATGGGTCGCTGGAATTTTGATTCTTG TGAATCAAGGATTGGCGACACTTGCCTTTTTTGGGGTAGGTGTCAATTTGGTGTTGTTCTTGACTAGAGTCATGGGACAAGATAATGCGGCAGCCGCTAATAACGTCAGCAAATGGACTGGCACcgtttatattttctctcttcttggTGCCTTTCTTAGTGATTCTTATTGGGGTCGTTACAAAACTTGCGCCATCTTTCAGGCCATCTTTGTCATT GGATTGGCGTCACTATCGATCTTAACATATGCATTCCTAGTAGTGAAGCCAAAGGGGTGCGGTGACGAGCACAATCCATGTGGGTCTCACTCGAGTTTCCACGTGGCGTTATTCTACATGTCGATTTACCTAATTGCTCTAGGAAACGGAGGGTATCAACCGAACATTGCGACGTTTGGGGCGGATCAATTCGATGAAGAGAGTCCTAAAGAAGGGCACTCGAAAGTGGCTTTCTTTAGCTATTTCTATTTGGCACTTAATCTTGGATCACTATTCTCAAATActattttgggttattttgaagaCGAGGGAATTTGGGTTATTGGGTTTTGGGCATCGGCTGGTTCTGCCTTTTTGGCTTTGGTTTTGTTTCTAATTGGGACTCCTAGATATAGGCATTTTGTACCACAAGGAAATCCACTTTCTAGATTCTTCCAAGTTATGGTTGCATCCATTAGAAAATGGAAGGCACAAGTTCCTAATTCTTCGGTCGAATTGTATGGAGGCGTAAAAGAAGATCGTTCCAACGATGACGGTTGTATCGGATCGGGTAGCAAGAAACTCCTCCACACCCCGGGATTCAA GTTTTTAGATAGAGCAGCAGTAATAACATCAATAGAAGACAATGATTTAAAAGTAAATCCATGGCTTCTATGTCCAGTATCACAAATAGAAGAAGTGAAATGTATATTAAGACTTCTCCCAATTTGGTTATGCACAATCCTATACTCAGTTGTTTTCACCCAAATGGCTTCCCTTTTCGTTGAACAAGGATCCGCCATGAGAACAACGGTCGCCGGTTTTCATATCCCTCCAGCCAGCATGTCGAGTTTCGACATTATCAGTGTAGCCGCCTTCATTTTCCTCTATAGAAGAATCATCGATCCCACAGTAGCCAAGTTTAGAAAAG AGAGCATGACAGAGCTTCAGAGAATGGGAACAGGGTTGATAATCGCAATTCTAGCAATGGTGGCGGCGGGTGTGGTTGAGCAATTTAGGTTGAAGGGAATTGGCAGCGATGGGGCGAGTTCAATGAGTATATTTTGGCAGGTTCCTCAATATGTTTTGATTGGAGCATCCGAGGTTTTTATGTATGTTGGACAGCTTGAGTTTTTCAATGCGGAGGCGCCGGATGGGCTTAAGAGTTTTGGGAGTGCGCTTTGTATGACTTCGATATCGCTTGGGAATTATGTTAGTAGTATGTTGGTTAGTATTGTGATGAAGATATCTAGTTCGGGTGAAATGCCGGGTTGGATTCCAGGGAATTTGAATGAAGGACATCTTGATAGGTTTTATTTCTTGTTGGCGGTTTTGACTGCTGTGGATTTTGGTGTTTATGTTATGTGCTCTAGATGGTATACCATGAGTAGAAAAgggaagaaggagaagattcAGATGGAGGTTTGA
- the LOC124918972 gene encoding putative ABC transporter C family member 15 isoform X1: MMERIYAEIMLNTTTITILSKLPGFSSKWSELYSPCLWVNSSIILQLGFLATFFLHSACNMIYSLCKHGRKTTTTTTVDHKYSNGGKSKFGLTYKISIFSSILLLSTHLLMLLVLQSRNDGCNSYAEILQVTTCAVTIFALYRVAKTRQSKIPLILRGWWLLNFFLVSARLVLDARLIFTAREYGDLIEFLLSAFLMGISIRGKSGIQIEFSDSTSEEEPLLHRKRTCLYENTTIFQRISFSWLNPLFSVGNKKPLEQNEVPDVDFNDSAAFLSCSFDECLKRVKESDGSLKPSIYKAIYLLIRKKAAINAFFAVINAISSYVGPYLIEDFVNYLNEKETKSLKTGYLIALGFLVAKMIETISQRQWIFGARQLGLRLRAALISHIYKKGLILSSQARQSRTSGEIVNYMSVDIQRITDFIWYMNTIWMLPIQIFLAITILHKDIGLGSIVSLATTLFVMAINIPLTRTNKAYQSKIMDAKDERMKSTTEILRNMKTLKLQAWDNHYLRKMESLRRIEYNWIWKSLRLQAIMSFIFWGSPTFISASTFVACLLMGIPLTSGRVLSALATFQMLQSPIFNLPDLLNVIAQGKVSADRIASYLQEDEIKTDAVMFVVKDQTEYSIEIDNGRFSWDSDTRRPTLDSISLRVKKGMRVAICGTVGSGKSSLLSCILGEMDKISGTVMVGGSTAYVPQSAWIQSGNVRDNILFGSPYDIANYHRTVKACALIKDLELFSAGDLTEIGERGINMSGGQKQRIQIARSVYQDADIYLLDDPFSAVDAHTGRQLFEDCIMGILKDKTILYVTHQVEFLPAADLILVMQNGQIKQAGTFKELLDQNTGFEVLVGAHSQALESVAIIENSSREHQENGLDSETIVDSHSVNGETLQTQHELKNDLSEEINDKEGKLVHDEEREKGRIAKEVYLSYLTAVRGGALVPIIILAQSTFQALQIASNYWMAWSCPSNSSTKSISEMKFVLLVYVLLAFGSSFCVLVRSTLVAIAGLLTAENFFTKMLHSVFHAPMAFFDSTPTGRILNRVSSDQSVLDLEMANRLGSCAFALIQLLGTIIVMSQVAWEVFAILVPVTAICILYQQYYIPTARELARLSEIQRAPILHHFAESLTGATTIRAFNQKDRFTDVNLELIDGHSRPWFHNVVAMEWLSFRLNQLSNFVFAFSLILLVSLPEGVINPSIAGLTVTYGINLNVLQASFIWSVCNAENKIISVERILQYTKVPSESPMEIEESRPSNDWPENGTISFANLQIRYAEHLPSVLKNITCTFPGGKKIGVVGRTGSGKSTLIQAIFRIIEPREGSIIIDDVDISKIGLHDLRSRLSIIPQDPTLFEGTVRGNLDPLQQHSDHEIWQALDKCQLGDLVSQKEEKLDSPVVENGENWSVGQRQLFCLGRALLKKSTILVLDEATASVDSATDGVIQKIISQEFEDRTVVTIAHRIHTVIESDFILVLSDGRIAEFDSPTKLLENSDSFFSKLIKEYSSRSQGFSSLTNK, from the exons ATGATGGAAAGGATTTATGCAGAAATAATGTTGAACACCACCACTATCACCATAT TGTCTAAGCTCCCCGGGTTTTCATCAAAATGGTCAGAACTATACTCACCTTGCTTGTGGGTGAACAGCAGCATAATTCTGCAACTTGGTTTTCTGGCAACATTTTTCCTCCACTCGGCTTGTAATATGATCTACTCGTTATGCAAACATGGAAGaaagacaacaacaacaacaacagtaGATCATAAGTACTCAAATGGGGGAAAATCAAAATTTGGCCTCACATATAAAATCAGCATATTTTCTTCCATCTTACTTCTATCAACTCACCTTCTGATGTTACTTGTCCTACAAAGCAGAAATGATGGATGCAATTCTTATGCAGAAATCCTGCAAGTAACAACATGTGCAGTTACAATCTTTGCATTATACAGAGTGGCTAAGACTAGGCAAAGCAAGATACCTTTGATTTTGAGAGGCTGGTGGCTTCTCAATTTCTTTCTAGTGTCAGCTCGTTTGGTTCTCGATGCTCGTTTAATCTTCACTGCTCGTGAATATGGTGACCTGATTGAGTTTCTTTTGTCTGCTTTTCTCATGGGAATATCAATTCGAGGAAAATCGGGGATTCAAATTGAGTTTTCAGATTCCACCAGTGAAGAAGAACCACTTCTCCATCGAAAAAGAACGTGTTTGTACGAAAACACTACTATTTTCCAACGCATTAGCTTTTCATGGCTAAACCCCTTGTTTTCCGTTGGGAACAAGAAACCACTCGAACAGAATGAAGTTCCTGACGTTGACTTCAATGATTCGGCTGCGTTTCTATCGTGTTCGTTCGACGAATGTCTAAAGCGGGTCAAGGAGAGTGACGGGAGTTTGAAACCATCGATCTACAAGGCTATCTATCTGCTTATAAGGAAAAAGGCGGCGATAAATGCATTTTTCGCTGTTATTAATGCAATTTCGTCGTACGTTGGACCGTACCTTATAGAAGATTTTGTGAATTACCTAAATGAAAAGGAAACGAAAAGCTTGAAGACTGGTTACCTTATTGCATTGGGTTTTCTCGTAGCAAAAATGATAGAAACGATATCTCAGAGGCAATGGATATTCGGGGCACGTCAGTTAGGACTCCGACTAAGAGCAGCTTTGATTTCACACATATATAAAAAGGGACTCATCCTGTCGAGTCAAGCGCGTCAAAGCAGGACCAGTGGAGAGATTGTAAATTACATGAGTGTGGACATTCAAAGAATCACGGATTTCATTTGGTATATGAACACAATCTGGATGTTGCCTATACAGATCTTTCTCGCGATAACAATTCTTCACAAAGATATCGGATTGGGCTCGATAGTGAGCTTAGCCACGACTTTATTTGTGATGGCTATCAATATACCATTAACTAGAACTAACAAGGCATACCAGTCGAAGATTATGGATGCAAAGGATGAGAGGATGAAATCGACCACAGAAATTCTTAGAAACATGAAGACTCTGAAACTACAAGCGTGGGATAATCACTACCTTCGAAAGATGGAAAGCCTGAGGAGAATAGAGTATAATTGGATATGGAAATCTTTAAGGTTGCAAGCGATTATGAGCTTCATTTTCTGGGGCTCACCAACGTTCATTTCTGCGTCAACTTTTGTCGCGTGTCTTTTGATGGGGATTCCATTAACGTCTGGGAGAGTTCTATCGGCGTTGGCTACATTCCAGATGTTGCAGTCACCGATATTTAATTTACCCGATTTACTCAATGTGATTGCGCAGGGGAAGGTCTCGGCTGATCGAATCGCATCTTACCTGCAAGAAGATGAGATTAAAACTGATGCAGTTATGTTTGTAGTAAAGGATCAAACCGAGTACTCTATAGAAATTGATAATGGGAGATTCAGTTGGGATTCTGATACAAGAAGACCGACTCTGGATTCAATAAGTTTACGTGTTAAAAAGGGAATGCGGGTCGCGATATGTGGTACAGTTGGATCTGGTAAATCGAGCTTGCTATCGTGTATATTGGGGGAGATGGACAAAATTTCAGGGACGGTTATGGTTGGTGGCTCAACTGCTTATGTTCCACAGTCTGCATGGATACAATCGGGTAATGTTAGAGATAACATTCTATTTGGGAGTCCGTATGATATCGCGAATTATCATAGAACAGTCAAGGCATGTGCGTTGATAAAGGATTTAGAGTTATTCTCTGCTGGAGATTTGACAGAGATTGGAGAAAGAGGGATAAATATGAGTGGGGGACAGAAACAGAGGATTCAAATTGCTCGTTCTGTTTATCAGGATGCTGATATTTATCTTCTTGATGACCCTTTTAGTGCCGTTGATGCACACACAGGAAGACAACTATTTGAG GACTGTATAATGGGAATACTTAAAGACAAGACAATACTTTATGTTACCCATCAAGTTGAATTTCTTCCAGCTGCAGACCTCATTCTG GTAATGCAAAATGGACAAATTAAACAAGCTGGAACATTTAAAGAGCTATTAGATCAGAATACCGGATTTGAAGTTTTAGTCGGTGCCCATAGCCAAGCATTGGAATCCGTGGCAATCATTGAAAATTCAAGCAGGGAACATCAAGAAAATGGACTAGATTCAGAGACCATTGTGGATTCTCACTCAGTAAATGGAGAAACTTTACAAACTCAACATGAGCTAAAAAATGATCTCTCCGAAGAGATAAACGACAAGGAAGGAAAATTAGTGCATGACGAAGAAAGAGAGAAGGGAAGAATAGCAAAAGAAGTATACCTGTCTTACTTGACTGCAGTAAGAGGTGGAGCTTTAGTTCCAATTATAATCCTGGCTCAGTCAACTTTCCAGGCATTGCAAATAGCCAGTAACTACTGGATGGCTTGGTCTTGCCCTTCAAACAGTAGCACTAAATCAATATCAGAGATGAAATTCGTGTTACTCGTCTATGTACTTCTTGCTTTTGGAAGTTCTTTCTGCGTTCTTGTCCGATCCACGTTAGTTGCAATAGCAGGACTCTTAACAGCAGAAAATTTCTTTACCAAGATGCTACATAGTGTGTTCCATGCTCCAATGGCCTTCTTTGATTCAACTCCTACTGGGAGAATCTTGAATCGG GTATCTTCTGACCAAAGTGTGCTAGATTTGGAGATGGCAAACAGACTAGGATCGTGTGCTTTCGCATTAATTCAGCTTCTAGGGACAATAATAGTCATGTCACAAGTAGCATGGGAAGTATTCGCTATTCTTGTTCCAGTCACAGCTATCTGCATATTGTATCAA CAATACTACATACCAACAGCAAGGGAACTAGCCCGCCTGTCAGAAATTCAAAGAGCCCCAATCCTTCATCATTTTGCAGAGTCGCTTACTGGAGCCACAACTATCCGTGCTTTTAACCAGAAAGATAGGTTCACTGATGTAAACCTCGAACTCATTGATGGACACTCTAGGCCATGGTTCCATAATGTTGTGGCAATGGAATGGCTTTCATTCAGACTGAATCAATTGTCCAATTTTGTTTTTGCCTTTTCTCTAATTCTGCTAGTATCCCTACCTGAAGGAGTTATAAATCCAA GTATTGCAGGATTAACGGTTACATATGGAATTAATTTGAATGTTCTGCAAGCATCGTTTATATGGTCTGTATGCAATGCagagaacaaaataatatcaGTTGAAAGAATTCTTCAGTATACAAAAGTTCCAAGTGAATCACCCATGGAAATTGAAGAAAGTAGACCCTCTAATGACTGGCCAGAAAATGGGACGATTTCATTTGCCAATTTGCAG ATTCGCTATGCTGAGCATCTACCATCAGTATTGAAAAACATAACATGCACGTTTCCTGGAGGGAAGAAAATAGGCGTAGTAGGAAGAACAGGAAGTGGAAAGTCAACCTTGATACAAGCCATCTTCCGAATCATTGAGCCTAGAGAAGGGAGCATCATTATTGATGATGTAGATATTTCCAAAATAGGGCTTCATGATTTAAGATCAAGGCTGAGCATCATACCCCAAGATCCAACTCTGTTTGAAGGCACTGTGAGAGGAAATCTCGACCCACTTCAGCAGCATTCTGACCATGAAATATGGCAG GCACTAGACAAGTGCCAACTTGGTGATCTTGTGTCGCAAAAGGAAGAGAAGTTAGATTCCCCAG TGGTTGAAAATGGGGAGAACTGGAGTGTTGGGCAAAGGCAGTTATTTTGTCTAGGCAGAGCCTTGTTGAAGAAGAGTACCATTCTCGTTCTGGATGAAGCAACGGCATCTGTAGATTCAGCAACTGACGGGGTAATACAGAAGATTATTAGTCAGGAGTTTGAAGATCGAACTGTAGTGACAATTGCTCACAGAATCCACACAGTCATAGAAAGTGACTTTATATTAGTGTTGAGTGATG GAAGAATAGCAGAATTTGACAGTCCCACAAAGCTGCTGGAGAATTCAGATTCTTTCTTTTCAAAGTTGATCAAGGAATACTCATCAAGATCACAAGGTTTCAGCAGcttaacaaacaaataa